The segment GGTGTGGGTGATCGTGCCGCCGCGTCCGGTGCGGGTGGCGGGTCGGGGGTGGTCGGTGGGGAGGTCGAGGACGGGGAGGTCGGCCAGGGCGGTGCGCCAGTAGGCGAGTTGGTTGTCGAGGACGTGGCCGGTGAGGTGGTCGCGTTGCCAGGCGGCGTAGTCGGCGTACTGGACGGGCAGCGCGGGTGGGGTCGGGGTGGTGCCGGTGGCGCGGGCTTCGTAGTGGGTGGTGAGTTCGTCGGTGAAGATCTTGGCGGACCAGCCGTCGGAGGCGATGTGGTGGAAGGTGACGGTGACGAGGTGGTCGTCGGTGTCCAGGGTCCAGGCGGCGCAGCGCAGGAGGGGGGCGGTGGCGAGGTCGAAGGGCTGGGTGGAGAAGGCGGTGGCCAGCTCGCGGGCGTGGTCGAGGCGCTGTTCGGCGGGGAGGGTGGTGGTGAGGTCGTGCCACTGGGTGGGGACGGTGGCGTGGTCGGCGATGCGGGGGACGGGGCGTCCGTCGACCTCGACCAGGGCGGTGCGCAGTACCTCGTGTCGGGCGACGACGTCGTCCAGGGCCTGCTGCCAGGCCGACCGGTCCAGCCGGCCGCGCACCCGCCACACGTACTTGAGCAGGTACTCGTCGCCACTCGCCGAGAGGCGGTCCAGCAGCCACAGCCGCTCCTGGGCGAAGGAGGCCGGCAGCGCGCCGTCCCGCTCCACCCGCCGCATCCGGCCACCGACCGCACCCCCGGCGGCCGCGGTCCTCCGGCCGGCCAGCCGCTTGGCGACGAGTTCCCGGCGCAGGGCGTCCGCCGTGGCGGGCGTGTTCTCGTTCTCGTTCACGACGCATCCATTTCGGCGAGCATGTCTCGGAGTTCTTCCTCGGTCAGGTCGGACATCTGGGCGGTGACGAGGTCTTCGACCGCGGCGGCCAGACCGGCGATCGTGGGAGCCCGGAAGAACTCCCGCAGCGGGAAGTCGACCTGGAACTCCTCCCGGATCCGGGAGATCAGCCGGGTGGCGAGGAGCGAGTGCCCGCCGCTCGCGAAGAAGTCGTCCCGGATGCCGGGGTCCCGCAGCCCGAGCAGACCGGCCCAGAGGTCGGCGAGGGTCCGTTCGACCTCGTTGGTCGGAGGTTCGTGCCCGGCGGCCGGGCCTTCGGGAGCGCGGTCCGGGTCGGGGAACCCCTGGCGGTCCAGCTTTCCGCCGGGTGTCCGCGGGACGGAGTCGATCAGCAGCAGGCGGGCGGGCACCATGTGGGCCGGCAGCTGGCGTCCGCACCAGGCGCGCAGCTCCGCCGGGGTCACCGAGCCGGGTGATCGGGGCAGGACGTATCCGATCAGGCGCTGCCCGCCGGCCGGGTCCGGCCGCGCCACCACCGCGGCGAAGTCGACGCCGGGGCAGCTGCCGAGCACCGATTCGATCTCCCCCGGTTCGATCCGGAAGCCCCGGATCTTGACCTGGTCGTCGAGGCGGCCGAGGCACTGCAGGTTGCCGTCGGCGAGCCAGCGGACCCGGTCACCGGTGCGGTACATCCGGGATCCCGGGGACCCCAGCGGGTCGGGGACGAAGCGGTCCGCGCTCTGGGCCGGGCGGCCCAGGTAGCCGCGGGCGACGATGCCGCCGCCGATGTGCAGCTCGCCCGTCACACCGACCGGCACCGGCCGGCCGTGCGGGTCGAGGACGTAGTGGCGCGCCCCGCCGATCGTGCGGCCCACCGTCGCGGCGTCGGCCGCTGCCGTGATCTCCGCGAGCGAGGACCAGACGGTCGCCTCGGTCGGCCCGTACAGGTTCCAGACCCGCAGGCCGCGTGCGAGCAGCCCCGCGGCCAGCTCGGCGGTGAGGGGCTCACCGCCGGACATCGCGTGGGTCAGCTTCCCCCAGTCGCCGCCCGCTTCGAGCAGCATGCGCCAGGACGTGGGCGTGGCCTGCAGGACGGTGACACCGTGCTCCCGCACGCGGTCGGCGAGCTCCCGGGCGTCCAGGGACTGCTCCTTCGTCATCACGACGACGCGGCTGCCGAGGACGAGCGGCAGCAGCAGTTCGACGGTCGAGATGTCGAAGCAGATGCTGGTGAGCGCGGCGACGGTGTCGTTCCGACCCAACGGGGCGGACCGCTCCATGCCCGCGAAGAACCGGATCAGGCTGCCGTGGTCGACGCCGACGCCCTTGGGCCGGCCGGTCGAGCCGGAGGTGTAGATCACGTAGGCGAGCGCGTTCCCGGCCGGCAGGTGCGGGTCGGTCCGGCGGGACGCCGTGCGGGGGAGGTCTTCGACCAGGACCGGCGCGGTGTGCAGCGAGGCGGCCAGGTCGGCCAGCCCGTGCTGGGTCACGACGCAGCCGAGAGCCGCGTCCTGGGCCATCTGGGTGAGGCGGGCGTGCGGGTACTCGGGGTCGAGCGGGACGTACGCGCCGCCGGCCTTCCAGATGCCGAGCAGGGCGACGGGCAGCCACGGGCCGCGCTCCAGGCAGACGCCGACCCGGGACTCCGGGCCGACCCCGGCGGCGAGCAGCGCCTCGGCCAGCGCGTCGGAGCGGTCGGCCAGGTCCCGGTAGCTGAGCCGCTGTTCTCCGCAGACCACGGCCTCCGCGTCCGGATCGCGCGCCACCTGCGCCGCGAACGCCTCCAGCACCGACCGCGGCCCGTCGCCGGCGCCGTCGAAGCCGGCCTTCCCGGGGAGGTCGTGCAGCACCGCGAGCTCGCCGGGGACGAAGAGGTCGAGCTCGCTGAGCGGCGAGTCGGGGCGGTCCAGCGCCGAGCCCAGCAGCCGGGGCAGTCGGGCGGCGATCAGCTCGACCGTCTCCCGGTCGAAGAGGTCGGTGGAGTACTGCAGGACGCCGGACAGGCCGTCCGGTGCGCCGGTCGCCGAGAAGCGCTCGCCCAGCGAGAAGGTGAGGTCGAACATCGCGCCGCGCAGGTCCAGCGGCACCGGGTCGCGGTCCCGGTCCGGGGCGGCCGCGGTGGCCGGGGTGGCCGTGGTGTCGGTGTTGTCGAAGGCCAGCATGATCTGGAACAGCGGGTGGTGCGCCGGTGAGCGGTCCGGGTTGACGGCCTCGACGACCTCGTCGAACGGGAGGTCCTGGTGCGCGTAGGCGGCCAGGTCGGTCTCCCGCACCCGGTGCAGGAGCTCGGTGAAACTCGGGTCGCCCTGGGTGTCGGTGCGGAGCACGAGGGTGTTGACGAAGCAGCCGACCAGGTCGGCGAGGCCCTCCTCGGTGCGGCCGGCGACGGGCGAGCCGATCGGGATGTCGGTGCCGGCCCCGAGCCTGGTCAGCAGTGCGGCGACGACCGCGTGCAGCACCATGAACGTCGTGGCCCGGTGGGTGCGGGCGAACTCCGCCGTCCGGGCGTGCAGGTGCGGGTCGATCGTCAGGGCGGCGCGGCCGCCGGAGTGGCCCGGCACGGGTGGCCGGGCGCGGTCGGTGGGCAGGTCGACGGCGCCGGGCATCCCGTCCAGGGCGGCGCGCCAGTAGTCGGCCTGCTCGGCGCGCAGGCCGGCCGGGTCCGCGGGGTCGCCCAGGAGCTCCCGCTGCCACAGCGTGTAGTCCGCGTACTGCACCGGAAGGGCGTCGAACCGCGGGACGAGCCCCTGGCTACGGGCCCGGTAGGCGGTGGTGAGGTCGCGCGCCAGGGGGGCCTTCGACCAGCCGTCGACCGCGATGTGGTGCGCGAGCAGCAGGACGGCCGTGGTGTCCGGTTCGTCGGACGGGAACATCCAGGCGTGCAGCGGCGGCTCGGCGGCCAGGTCGAACACGTGGGCCGACGCCTCGTCCAGCGCGGCGGCCAGGCCGCCGTCCGTCACCACCGAGAGCGCGGGGACGGTCGACCCGGGCAGCACGCACTGGCGGGGCCGGCCCCCGTCGGGCCCGGGCCGGAACACCGTGCGCAGGCTCTCGTGCCGGCGGGTCACGTCCTGGAGCGCCCGCCGCAGCACGGCGGGGTCCGCGGGGCCCGGCAGGGACAGCCGGAACGGCAGGTTGTACACCGCGCTGGGCCCCTCCAACTGGTCGAGGAACCAGAGCCGTTGCTGGGCGGGGGACAGCGGGAGGACGGCCGGGCGCGGCCCGGCGGCGAGCGCCGGCCGGGGCCGGGTGCCCCGCAGCAGCCGCGGCGCCAGCGTCCGCACCGTGGGGGCCTCGGTGAGGGTCCGCAGGTCGAGTTCCGCGTGGAGGGTGGAGCGCACCAGGCCGATCAGTCGGAACGCGAGCAGCGAGTGGCCGCCGAGGTCGAAGAAGTCGTCGTCGAGGCCGACCTCGGTGACACCGAGCACATCGGCGTAGAGGTGGCACAGGACTTCCTGGACCGGGGTGCGGACGTCACCGCCGCTGCCGGTGGTCCGGTACGCGGGGGCCGGCAGCGCGCCGCGGTCGATCTTGCCGCTGCTGTTCAGGGGCAGCCGGTCGAGCACCACGACGGCGCTGGGGACCATGTACGGCGGAAGCAGGGTGCCGACGAGTGCGCACAGCGCCGCCGGGTCGAGGTGCGCGCCGGGCTCCGCGACCACGTAGCCGACCAGGCGCCGGTCGCCCTCGCGGTCCTCGCGGACCGTCACGACGGCCTGGGCGACCGCCGGCTCGCGGCGCAGGGCCGCCTCCACCTCGCCCGGTTCGATGCGGTACCCGCGCAGGTTGAGCTGCCCGTCCGCGCGGGCCAGGAACTCCAGCTGGCCGTCGGCGTTCCAGCGGGCGAGGTCACCGGTGCGGTACATCCGCGCCCCGGCGGCGCCGTCCGGGTCCGGGAGGAAGGCGGCGGCCGTGGCGCCGGGACGGTTCCAGTACCCGCGGGCCAGGCCGGGGCCGCCGACGTAGAGCTCGCCCACCGCGCCCGGCTCGACGGGTCGCAGGTCGCCGTCCAGCAGGTGGACGCTGGTGTTCCAGGCCGGGCGCCCGATCGGCAGCGGGCCGGCCGGCAGCGGGCTGCCGGGCTCCACCCGGTACTGCGTGCAGGCGACCACCACCTCGCTGGGGCCGTAGCTGTTGACCACGGCCGTGCCGGGGTACCGGGACCGCCAGCCGGCCAGGGCCTGGCCGGTCAGCTGCTCGCCACCGAGCATGAGCACCCCGCTCGGCGCGAACTCGCTTCCGAGGTCCAGCAGTCGGGGGAGCAGGCTGGGGGTGCCCTTGAGGAAGGACGCCGGGTGGTCCAGCAGGGTGGCCCGGGTCCGCGGGTCGTCGGCCAGGTCGGCGAGGACGATCAGCCCGCCGGAGACCAGGGGGCCGAAGAGGGCGGTCGCGGTGCCGTCGAAGGAGACCGAGCCGTGGAACGGCACGCTCCCGGCGAGGTCCGGGTTGAGGTGGACGGTCCACCGGAGGTAGGCGGCCGCGGCGTGGTGCTCGACGACCACGCCCTTGGGCGTTCCGGTCGAGCCGGAGGTGTAGATGAGGTAGGCCGGGTGCCGCGGGGACAGCGGTGCGACCCGGTCGGTGTCGGTGAGGTCGGCGGGCGACCGGTCGGCGCACGCCGCGCGGTGCTCGGGGGTGTCCAGCCGGAGGACCGGCAGGTCCCAGGAGACGTCCGGGGACGTCCCGGTGTCGGTGATCAGGCAGGCCGGCCGGGTGTCGTCGAGGATCAGGCCGATCCGCCGGCCCAGGTGCCCGGGGTCGAGCGGCACGTAGGCCGCGCCGCACTTGAGGACGGCCAGCAGCGCGGTGAGCAGGTCGTGGTCGCGGGGCAGCAGCACCGCGACCCGGTCCTCGGGGCCGATGCCGCGGGCGGCCAGCAGCCGGGCGAGCCGGTTCGCCCGGGCGTTGAGCTCCGCGTACGAGCGGGTGGTCGTGCCGTGGACCGCGGCCGGGGCGTGCGGGGTGCGGGCGGCCTGCTCCTCGAACAGGGCCACGAGGGTGGTCGGCGGACCGGGGACGGCGGTTCCCCGCGCGAGGACCGGGAGGTCGAGCTCGTACGGAGTGCGGGCGGTGCGGGGGGACGCGTCCATGGAGCTGCCCGACTCCAAGTTTGATGCAGGCATGTCACCTTCCGAACGTCGACAGGGCCGGGGCTTTCTCCGATCACCCGGGGCGGGGCCGCCGGTCTGGGCGGCCCGGCCCGGGTGCTGTGCGCGGATCGTGCTGAGCGGCGATCGTGCTGTGCGCGGACCGTGCTGAGCGGTGATCGGGTCAGCGGACGCTGAGCGGACGCATGTCCGTCCACAGCTCCTCGATGCGGGCCAGGCACTCGGCCCGGCCGGCCGGCGAGCCGACGGCGTTCCAGCCGTCGGGCAGCGCG is part of the Kitasatospora setae KM-6054 genome and harbors:
- a CDS encoding non-ribosomal peptide synthetase, translating into MDASPRTARTPYELDLPVLARGTAVPGPPTTLVALFEEQAARTPHAPAAVHGTTTRSYAELNARANRLARLLAARGIGPEDRVAVLLPRDHDLLTALLAVLKCGAAYVPLDPGHLGRRIGLILDDTRPACLITDTGTSPDVSWDLPVLRLDTPEHRAACADRSPADLTDTDRVAPLSPRHPAYLIYTSGSTGTPKGVVVEHHAAAAYLRWTVHLNPDLAGSVPFHGSVSFDGTATALFGPLVSGGLIVLADLADDPRTRATLLDHPASFLKGTPSLLPRLLDLGSEFAPSGVLMLGGEQLTGQALAGWRSRYPGTAVVNSYGPSEVVVACTQYRVEPGSPLPAGPLPIGRPAWNTSVHLLDGDLRPVEPGAVGELYVGGPGLARGYWNRPGATAAAFLPDPDGAAGARMYRTGDLARWNADGQLEFLARADGQLNLRGYRIEPGEVEAALRREPAVAQAVVTVREDREGDRRLVGYVVAEPGAHLDPAALCALVGTLLPPYMVPSAVVVLDRLPLNSSGKIDRGALPAPAYRTTGSGGDVRTPVQEVLCHLYADVLGVTEVGLDDDFFDLGGHSLLAFRLIGLVRSTLHAELDLRTLTEAPTVRTLAPRLLRGTRPRPALAAGPRPAVLPLSPAQQRLWFLDQLEGPSAVYNLPFRLSLPGPADPAVLRRALQDVTRRHESLRTVFRPGPDGGRPRQCVLPGSTVPALSVVTDGGLAAALDEASAHVFDLAAEPPLHAWMFPSDEPDTTAVLLLAHHIAVDGWSKAPLARDLTTAYRARSQGLVPRFDALPVQYADYTLWQRELLGDPADPAGLRAEQADYWRAALDGMPGAVDLPTDRARPPVPGHSGGRAALTIDPHLHARTAEFARTHRATTFMVLHAVVAALLTRLGAGTDIPIGSPVAGRTEEGLADLVGCFVNTLVLRTDTQGDPSFTELLHRVRETDLAAYAHQDLPFDEVVEAVNPDRSPAHHPLFQIMLAFDNTDTTATPATAAAPDRDRDPVPLDLRGAMFDLTFSLGERFSATGAPDGLSGVLQYSTDLFDRETVELIAARLPRLLGSALDRPDSPLSELDLFVPGELAVLHDLPGKAGFDGAGDGPRSVLEAFAAQVARDPDAEAVVCGEQRLSYRDLADRSDALAEALLAAGVGPESRVGVCLERGPWLPVALLGIWKAGGAYVPLDPEYPHARLTQMAQDAALGCVVTQHGLADLAASLHTAPVLVEDLPRTASRRTDPHLPAGNALAYVIYTSGSTGRPKGVGVDHGSLIRFFAGMERSAPLGRNDTVAALTSICFDISTVELLLPLVLGSRVVVMTKEQSLDARELADRVREHGVTVLQATPTSWRMLLEAGGDWGKLTHAMSGGEPLTAELAAGLLARGLRVWNLYGPTEATVWSSLAEITAAADAATVGRTIGGARHYVLDPHGRPVPVGVTGELHIGGGIVARGYLGRPAQSADRFVPDPLGSPGSRMYRTGDRVRWLADGNLQCLGRLDDQVKIRGFRIEPGEIESVLGSCPGVDFAAVVARPDPAGGQRLIGYVLPRSPGSVTPAELRAWCGRQLPAHMVPARLLLIDSVPRTPGGKLDRQGFPDPDRAPEGPAAGHEPPTNEVERTLADLWAGLLGLRDPGIRDDFFASGGHSLLATRLISRIREEFQVDFPLREFFRAPTIAGLAAAVEDLVTAQMSDLTEEELRDMLAEMDAS
- a CDS encoding MbtH family protein — translated: MTDVTEDPQSYLVVVNHEEQYSVWRSDRALPDGWNAVGSPAGRAECLARIEELWTDMRPLSVR